TGCGGTACGGCTCATCGCAAAGTGCCTGGTCAGTTCTTTCAAGGGCAGCTCTTGATCCCCCAAGATGCTAAGTAATTCGCGGCGAGTCGGATCAGCGACGGCCTGAAAGACATCCTGCTTATTCCTGGCCGCTTCCATCATTAATCCTCAAGATGCGTCTTCAGCTTGATAACCAGACCGCTCCAGCCACCATCCATATTGCCACGAATCACGGTATGTGGCTGTCCAAATTCTGTCAACTGGTCCGCACTCCAGCCACTATGAATCACCGTCACTTCCGTCTGCTCTTCTCTGTCAGACAATTCAAAGGTCAGTGTCCAATCCTTGCCCCAATTGAAGGACAGACGATTCGGCTCCTCTACTAAAGTCACTTTGCAAGGAGAAAGTCCGAACGGTCCTGCGTTCAATTGGAACTCATGCCCTACGACCGCTTCAAGATCATTAGGCATGAACCAGGCAGACAGCCCGTCTGCTGTAGAAACGGCACTCCATACTTTGCTGATCGGGGCATTTACCAAAACGGAATGGCGAATATCCGGCAATTTCTGATCCATATTGTTGTCCATATAAAGTGTATAACTCCTTTCAAATTAGGAAACTGTTTGGTTTCTAATTAGCATTATACGAAACCAATAGGTTTCGTGTCAAATTCCAAAAAAAGGCCACATCCTTCATCAGTAGGATACGGCCTTATCAAACAATTTATTAATAAACTCCGCGGATATGCTCCGCTACTTCGTTCTCGTAATACTTAC
The window above is part of the Paenibacillus lutimineralis genome. Proteins encoded here:
- a CDS encoding SRPBCC family protein; amino-acid sequence: MDNNMDQKLPDIRHSVLVNAPISKVWSAVSTADGLSAWFMPNDLEAVVGHEFQLNAGPFGLSPCKVTLVEEPNRLSFNWGKDWTLTFELSDREEQTEVTVIHSGWSADQLTEFGQPHTVIRGNMDGGWSGLVIKLKTHLED